In Pseudocalidococcus azoricus BACA0444, a single genomic region encodes these proteins:
- a CDS encoding NAD(P)H-dependent oxidoreductase has product MSLPTPSPEVVLQQLNWRYATKKFDADKKIPADVWALLEQSLVLAPSSFGLQPWKFFVIENPAIRAQLLEHSWGQKQVVDASHLVVLAIRTTIDADYVDHYLARMAEVQGVPVENLQKFGDVVKGFIAKPPYPLDMQDWATRQVYIALAQLMTVAAMVGVDTCPMEGFIPAKYDQVLGLAELGYKSVVVCPLGYRAADDKYATSPKVRFPVSEVVEYR; this is encoded by the coding sequence ATGAGCTTACCGACTCCCAGTCCCGAAGTGGTATTGCAACAACTGAATTGGCGCTATGCCACGAAAAAGTTTGATGCAGACAAAAAAATTCCGGCAGATGTCTGGGCGTTACTGGAACAGAGCTTAGTCCTTGCACCCTCCTCATTTGGCCTCCAACCCTGGAAATTTTTTGTGATCGAGAATCCGGCCATCCGGGCCCAACTGCTGGAACATTCCTGGGGACAAAAACAAGTCGTGGATGCCTCCCATTTAGTAGTCCTTGCCATCAGAACCACCATTGATGCGGATTATGTGGATCACTATCTCGCTCGGATGGCCGAAGTCCAGGGAGTCCCGGTGGAAAATCTGCAAAAATTTGGCGATGTGGTGAAAGGATTTATTGCCAAGCCACCCTACCCCTTGGATATGCAAGATTGGGCCACTCGACAGGTCTATATTGCCTTGGCTCAGTTAATGACCGTTGCTGCAATGGTGGGAGTGGATACTTGCCCGATGGAAGGCTTTATTCCCGCCAAATATGATCAGGTCTTGGGCCTGGCAGAATTAGGCTATAAATCCGTGGTTGTCTGTCCCTTAGGCTACCGGGCTGCAGATGATAAATATGCCACTTCGCCGAAAGTCCGCTTCCCCGTCTCAGAAGTAGTGGAATATCGCTAA
- a CDS encoding universal stress protein, with the protein MFKRILIPTNLADGLPRLVNFIPQLAVNGLEKVIFLHSCHIEDDLERIRQREKQLTKARELLTVDQSQFPPGLTAEVIIETRRAVDVILEGIEQHQIDLVLMSRPARSLLDEKIFGSTTIDLIQRTKVPVMIARPHLFWVMTSEELALRCQHLLRHVMIPYDHSPSAQHLLQQIKTLAQEAPPHPLAACTLVWVINNSGQQDLSVNQKVKEAEIILAETEKELTGLGLRIKTIIKVGTPVTEVEAVAHELDIHAIGLSSAAVGKIWELSIPSFAGEILRRSAYPVIYFPPSGRG; encoded by the coding sequence ATGTTCAAGCGCATTTTAATCCCAACCAACTTAGCGGATGGCTTGCCGCGACTGGTGAATTTTATTCCTCAATTAGCGGTCAATGGCCTGGAAAAGGTGATTTTTCTCCACTCCTGCCACATTGAGGATGACTTGGAACGGATCCGCCAGCGGGAAAAACAATTGACCAAAGCCCGGGAACTTTTGACAGTGGATCAAAGCCAATTTCCTCCCGGTTTGACCGCAGAAGTCATTATTGAGACCCGGCGAGCGGTGGATGTCATTTTAGAAGGGATTGAGCAACACCAGATAGATTTAGTCTTGATGAGTCGGCCGGCTCGGAGCTTACTAGACGAAAAAATCTTTGGCAGTACCACCATTGATTTAATTCAACGTACCAAAGTTCCAGTGATGATTGCCCGGCCCCATTTATTTTGGGTCATGACCTCGGAAGAACTGGCTTTGCGCTGCCAGCACCTCTTACGTCATGTAATGATTCCCTACGATCACAGCCCCTCGGCTCAACACCTGCTGCAACAAATTAAAACCCTAGCCCAAGAAGCTCCGCCCCATCCCCTTGCGGCTTGTACGCTAGTTTGGGTAATTAATAATTCCGGTCAGCAGGATTTAAGTGTTAACCAAAAGGTCAAGGAAGCAGAAATAATTTTGGCGGAGACTGAAAAAGAATTGACTGGCCTGGGATTACGGATCAAAACAATCATTAAAGTCGGAACCCCTGTCACAGAAGTTGAAGCTGTGGCCCATGAGTTGGATATTCATGCCATTGGCTTGTCCTCGGCAGCGGTGGGTAAAATCTGGGAGCTTTCCATTCCGAGCTTTGCCGGTGAAATTTTGCGCCGGAGTGCGTATCCCGTGATCTACTTCCCGCCCTCGGGCCGTGGTTAA
- a CDS encoding shikimate kinase — translation MISDPQCSTLPHRLNGTNLYLIGMMGSGKTTTGQELAAALGYRFMDTDRLIEQVAGQSVSEIFAQAGEATFRQLETQVLAEVSCYHHLVVATGGGIILEPMNWSYLHHGLVIWLKVSIPNLVNRLAGDTTRPLLAHAALAEKLTTLAQARNEFYAQADLTLTIADNLRPRQVSQAILTALPKILRDDI, via the coding sequence ATGATTTCTGACCCGCAATGTTCAACTCTCCCCCATCGCCTCAATGGTACGAATCTCTATTTAATTGGGATGATGGGATCCGGTAAAACGACCACTGGCCAAGAACTTGCTGCGGCCTTGGGCTATCGGTTTATGGATACAGATCGCCTGATTGAACAGGTGGCCGGCCAGTCTGTGAGTGAAATTTTTGCCCAGGCCGGGGAAGCCACCTTTCGTCAACTAGAAACCCAAGTTCTTGCGGAAGTCTCCTGCTATCATCATCTCGTGGTGGCCACGGGGGGCGGAATTATTCTAGAGCCGATGAATTGGAGTTATCTGCATCATGGCCTGGTCATTTGGCTCAAGGTATCGATCCCCAACTTGGTCAATCGTTTGGCTGGAGATACCACCCGTCCCCTCCTCGCTCATGCCGCTTTAGCCGAGAAACTGACCACCCTGGCCCAGGCCCGCAATGAGTTCTATGCCCAGGCCGACTTAACCTTAACTATTGCGGATAATCTGCGCCCTCGTCAGGTAAGCCAGGCCATTTTGACCGCCTTACCAAAAATCCTCCGGGATGATATTTAA
- a CDS encoding flavin prenyltransferase UbiX produces MGVSGASGLIYAVRAVKFLLQAGYPVDLVASKGAYQVWRAELGMMMPSQPDQQAEFWRSQTQEAGGTLICHSATNLGASIASGSYRTLGMVVIPCSMATVGKLAAGLSSDLLERAADVQLKEGGKLVLVPRETPWSLIHLRNLTQLAEAGARVVPAIPAWYHQPQTILDLVDFVVARALDQLQVDCVPLKRWQGPISSEE; encoded by the coding sequence ATGGGTGTTTCCGGTGCATCTGGGTTAATTTATGCAGTCCGGGCCGTGAAATTTTTACTCCAGGCCGGCTATCCAGTGGATTTGGTTGCCTCTAAGGGGGCTTATCAAGTCTGGCGGGCAGAATTGGGAATGATGATGCCTTCTCAACCCGACCAACAAGCTGAGTTTTGGCGGTCACAAACCCAAGAAGCGGGGGGAACCTTAATTTGTCATTCAGCTACGAATTTAGGGGCGAGCATTGCCAGTGGCTCCTATCGGACATTGGGGATGGTGGTGATTCCCTGTAGTATGGCCACCGTGGGGAAATTAGCGGCGGGATTGAGTAGTGATCTCCTTGAACGGGCGGCCGATGTCCAATTAAAAGAGGGGGGAAAATTAGTCCTGGTGCCGCGGGAAACCCCTTGGAGTTTGATTCACCTGCGAAATCTGACTCAATTGGCCGAAGCGGGGGCCCGCGTTGTTCCAGCGATCCCAGCCTGGTATCACCAACCCCAAACCATCTTAGATTTGGTCGATTTTGTCGTGGCCCGCGCCCTTGATCAACTCCAGGTTGACTGCGTTCCCCTCAAGCGTTGGCAGGGGCCAATTTCATCTGAGGAGTAA
- a CDS encoding UDP-glucose dehydrogenase family protein has translation MQVCVIGTGYVGLVTGACLAHIGHDVICIDNNAEKVKILQAGQSPIYEPGLTEILREAIQAQKIQFSSDLEAGIEHGEILFIAVGTPALPTGETDTRYIEAVARGIGENLKSGYKVVVNKSTVPIGSGDWVRMLILDGINEKRPELVDQSGAIKDESLLSFDVISNPEFLREGSAVFDTFNPDRIVLGGSSQRAVGLMKELYTPIVERKYAENQTLPPVPVLVTDLSSAEMIKYAANAFLATKISFINEVANICDRVGADVVQVAQGIGLDSRIGSKFLQAGLGWGGSCFPKDVSALVHTADDYKYEAELLKSVVAVNKRQRYIVVEKLQQVLKILKGKTIGLLGLTFKPDTDDLRDAPALNLIEELNRLGAKVKAYDPLVSQSGLRSGLSNVIVETDPLQLADGCDALVLVTDWQQFLELDYSKIAENMANPVIVDGRNFLDRQALETLGFRYVGVGH, from the coding sequence ATGCAGGTCTGTGTGATTGGAACAGGGTATGTAGGCTTAGTCACGGGGGCCTGTCTGGCGCACATTGGCCATGATGTGATTTGCATTGATAACAACGCCGAGAAAGTTAAAATCCTCCAGGCCGGGCAATCCCCCATTTATGAACCAGGTCTGACGGAAATTCTCCGGGAGGCAATCCAGGCCCAAAAGATTCAATTCTCCAGTGACTTAGAGGCGGGCATTGAGCATGGGGAAATTTTATTTATTGCGGTGGGGACTCCGGCCTTACCAACGGGGGAAACGGATACTCGCTACATTGAAGCCGTCGCTCGGGGGATTGGTGAAAATCTTAAATCGGGGTATAAGGTCGTGGTCAATAAATCCACAGTCCCCATCGGCTCTGGAGATTGGGTCAGGATGTTGATCCTCGATGGGATTAACGAAAAGCGGCCGGAACTTGTCGATCAAAGTGGGGCAATCAAAGATGAGAGTCTCTTGTCCTTTGATGTGATCAGTAACCCGGAATTTTTACGGGAAGGTTCAGCCGTCTTTGATACCTTCAATCCAGATCGGATTGTCTTGGGGGGGAGTAGTCAGCGGGCCGTTGGGCTGATGAAGGAGCTATACACGCCGATTGTGGAGCGGAAATATGCTGAAAATCAAACCTTGCCGCCCGTACCAGTCCTCGTTACAGATCTCAGTTCTGCCGAGATGATTAAATATGCCGCCAATGCGTTTCTGGCCACCAAAATTAGCTTTATCAATGAAGTCGCTAATATCTGTGATCGGGTTGGGGCTGATGTCGTCCAAGTGGCTCAGGGGATTGGCTTAGATTCGCGGATTGGCTCAAAATTCCTCCAGGCCGGCCTGGGTTGGGGCGGGTCTTGTTTCCCGAAAGATGTCTCTGCCCTTGTCCACACGGCCGATGACTATAAATATGAAGCGGAGTTACTCAAATCTGTGGTGGCAGTCAATAAACGGCAGCGGTATATTGTCGTTGAAAAACTCCAGCAAGTCTTGAAAATTCTTAAGGGCAAAACCATTGGCCTGTTGGGACTCACCTTTAAGCCCGATACCGATGACTTGCGCGATGCCCCGGCGTTGAACCTGATTGAGGAATTAAACCGACTGGGGGCCAAAGTTAAAGCCTATGATCCCCTGGTCTCTCAATCGGGATTACGGTCTGGGCTATCGAATGTGATTGTGGAAACGGATCCCCTCCAACTGGCCGATGGGTGTGATGCCCTTGTCCTGGTTACAGACTGGCAGCAATTTCTGGAGTTAGATTACAGCAAAATTGCCGAGAACAT